The genomic DNA AGTTCGGGGATGGCTGCAAGCCCGCCTGTAATCCAACCTTGATGAAGTGGTCAAACGCCGATCGGAACTGTCCAGAGGATACTGCTTGCGCTGCACTCGGATTCTGTCTCAGGTAGAATGCTGGGTCAAACAGTTCGCTGGGAGCACGGTTCTCAAATTGCCCCACTAGGATGAAGTGTTCGAAGGCACTCTTGAACCGCCCTTGCTGAATGAGTTCCTTGACGATCGAGTTGCGATACAGGTAGTAGCCCTCATCAAACAGTAGCAGACGCGGATCAGCATTTTGGTACTGCCCCACCTTGATGAAGTGATCAAACAGGGAGCTAAACTGACCACGCTGTACTGCTGCTACCGCTTGGGGATTGTACTGCCTGTAAACCTCCTCATCGTAGAGCAAGCTAGGCTGTAGACCTCTAAACTGCCCCACCTTCAGGTAGTGGTCTTCCGCATCGCGGAACTCACCCCTACGAATAGCACTGGCAACATCAGGGTTGCGGCTGAGGTAGAAGGCACTGTCCACATAATCAGACACTGTGTTCAGACCACTTCTCGTACCATTCTGGAGAGCCTGATCTAGCGGGAGGATAATCGGCGGCACAATGCGCTCAGGAGCCACAGCAGTCACGATCGGGATGGAGTTATTGACAGTAACGAGAGTTGTGGTCAGCAACTGACGATTGCCAGGAGTTGTGAAGGATACCGTACCCAAGTTAGCACTGTAAGGGCCACCATAGCTAATGTTCCTTGTGTCTGTGGGGAACGGTGTAGCAAATGCCCCCGAGACAATGTTAGGTGTGCTGGGGCTAGTGAAGTTGACCGTTGCCGAGAAGATAGTCCGTGGGTTCAAGCTAGCAATCACAGGGAACGTGACGATACCAGTGACAGGGTCATAGAACCCATTGTTAGACACCCTGACATTAGTCAAACCAGGGGGAACAATTGTTTGTACCTTCACATCCCGTGCCACTTCATTACTGTTGTTGACTGTGGTGATGTTGTAGGTCACCTGCGTATTGGGTGGAATCACACGGAAGTCCACCTCGTTGAGTACCGTTACAGGCTGATTGGGATCAAGAGTGAGACGGTCTTCAAAGCGACCCACCCGCACAAAGTGGTCAAAGGCACTGCGATATTCCCCTCTTCTAACGGCAGCAGCAACATCGGGATAGCGTTCCAGGTAGAACTTGGGATCGAAGAACGGACTGGGTCGTCTGCCTTCAAACTGCCCAAAGCGAGTGAAGTGCTCCAAGCCGTTGACAAATCTACCTTGCTCTACAGCCGTCTTCACATCAGGGTTAGTCATTAGGTAGTAGCCCTCATCATAGAGCTGCAGGCGCGGTGGACGGAATTCAAACTGACCACGACGCAGGTAGTGTTCAAAGGCACTGCGGAATTTACCTTGTCTGATCAACTCAGCTACATCAGGGTTAGCAGCTAGGTACTTGCCACTATCAAACAGAGGCGTAGCATCTAGACCTGCTAGCAATCCCACCTTGATGAAGTGTTCAAAGGCAGACTTGAACCGACCTGATGCCAACTCGTCACGTACCTGTGGATTCCGTAACAAGTAGTAGTCTTGGTCAAACAACAGGCTTGGGTTGCGCCCCTCGAATTGCCCTACCTCCATGTAGTGGTCAAAGGGTGTGCGGAATTCACCTCTCTTGATTGCCTCTTCTACCACGGAGTTGCGGAAAGTGTAGAAGCCAGGGTCAAACAGCAGCTGACGGGGATCACGCCAGTCATACTGACCCTTCTGGATGAAGAACTCAAACAAAGATCGGAATTCACCTCTCCGCACTGCTTCTACCGCATCAGGGTTGTAGAGAGCAAAGACTTCGGGATCAAAGAGGTTGCTGGGCATTCTGTTCTGGAATTGTCCCACCTTCAAGAAGTGATCCAAGGGATCAGTGAAACGTCCATCGATCGATGCCTGCGGGAAAACAATCCCTAGCTGCCTTGCCAGATCAGGGAATAGAGCAGCCACATCAGGGTTGTTCTTCAGGTAGAACACCACATCGAAGAAGTCCACGATCGTATTCAGACCATTAGTGAGAATGCCATCCCGATCGAACTGATTCTGCACAAAGATGTCTAGGTTCAGAAGATTGACCAGGCGGGGGTCAAAGTAGTAGTCCACAAAGGTAGCACCATTGGGAGCTGTAGTTCCTCCTTCAGGTCTGGGATCAAGTTGAAGAGCAGTAGGCGGAATATCCAACGGTGGGATAAACGGAGCAGGTGTAGGTGTAGGCGTAGCGATCGGGGTCACTACAGTACTGGGAGTAGGTGTTGGCGTAGGCGTAGGAGTTGGTGTGGGAGTAGGAGTCGGTGTGGGAGTAGGTGCTGGGGTAGGTGCAGGAGTCGGCGCGGGAGTAGGTGTTGGCGTAGGCGTAGGAGTCGGTGTGGGAGTAGGTGTGGCTAGATCATCGTTAACAATTACACCAATCGCTTGAGTTTGTGCTGTCAAAGTAGCCTGTAAGCCAGGAACAGTTACTGGAGTACCTGTAATCCTCACGAAGAAGTTTTCGTCTGGTTCAATCTCAGTATCTCCATTCACTGTGACTGTAATTGGGTTACTTGCCAGGCTTCCAGCAGGGATCACAACAGTACCGCTGTTAGCCACAAAGTCAGACCCACCTGTAGCAGAACCATTTGCCACATTGTAGGTAATAGTAATTGGCTGAGCTGCAGTCTGAGTTAGAGTTACGGAGTAAATGAAACTAGAGGTATTGGTGCCACTATTGCCCTCAACAGCAGTAATAGAACCACTAATACCAACTCCTACTGCATCATCATCCTGAATAACCCCAGTTGCTACTGACTGTCCTACAGGTACATTTGCTCCGGTGATGTTGACTGTGAAGTTTTCATTCCCCTCTGGAATGCCATCATTGGTTACTGTTACGGTTACTAACGCGATCGTTTGACCAGGAGCGATCGTTACAGTGGCAGTTACAGGGGTAAAGTCATTTGCACCTGCTGTACCTGTCTGGGTTTGATATGTTACAACCACCGGCTGAACAACTGGCCCATCCAGACTGATGGTGTAAACAAAACTACTTGTGCTTTCTGGTAAAGTCAGCACCCCAGGCACAATCGTTACACCAGCATCATCATTGATAATTACCCCTGTTGCTTGGGTTTGTAGTGTAAATGTCGGTTGCACTCCCAAACCACTGGTAGGCACACCTAGCAAGTTCACCAGGAAGTTTTCATTCGGTTCAGCAATCGTGTCTCCACTCACTGTTACCGTGATAGGCGAGCTACCAATACTACCTGCAGGGATGACCACAGTACCACTATTTGCTACGTAGTCCTGAGTGGAGCTGGCAGGATTGCCCATGCCATCACTGGTACTGAAGCTGACAGTTACGGGTTGAGCTACCGTCTGAGTCAAGGTTACAGAGTAGATAAAGCTACTGGTATTTACTCCACTATTGCCTTCAAGAGCACTAATCAAACCGCTCAGACCAACTCCCACAGGTATGAAGTCATTGTCTACAATCACACCCGTAGCCTGGGTTTGAGTGGTAAAGGTCACAGCCAAACCAGGAGCACTAATCGGTGTACCAGTCAGATTGACAAAGAAGTTTTCATCAAATTCAGGCACCGTATCGCCAGAAGCAGTAACCGTCACAGGAGCACCGATCGAGCCTGCAGGAATCACTACCGTACCAGTATTAGGCAGGAAGTCTTCACTTACCATAGCCGTACCACTTGCAGTAGTGAAGCTGACAGTTACGGGTTGGGCAGCTGTCTGGGTCAGAGTAATGGAGTAGACAAAGCTAGTGCTATCCGTGCCACTATCGAGTTCAGTAGCAGAGATCAGACCACTTAGACCAACACCCAAGGGGTCATTGTCTTGAATGATACCAGTTGCCAAGGTTGTACCCAGCATGGCGTTAGTGCCATTGAGTTGGACTGTGAAGTTTTCTGTGCCTTCAGGGATAGAGTCATTGATAACAGTCACAGTCACAGGTAGTACGGATTGACCAGGTGCAAAGGTAATTACTCCACTGGGAATGTCATTAAAGTCTACCCCTGCCATCGCTGTCCCAGAATTGGTCTGGTAGGTAACAACGATCGGGACGTTAGCAGTTTGACTCAGACTTACGTTGTAGACAAAGGCAGTGTTACTTTCTAGTTGCGATACAGTCCCAGGCAATAGGTTAACGATCGGTGTGTCATTATCTCTAATTACCCCCTGTGCCTGTGTAATTCCAGGCGGCACACTGGCTCCAATAATCCTGACTGTGAAGGTTTCATCTGGCTCCAGTTGGTTGTCATCAATTACAGTCACAGTGATAGGAACAGCAACCTGTCCCTGGGGAATCACAACTATCGCTAAGGGATTTGGTTCAAAGTCGGGTCCGCCAATCGCTGTACCGTTGATTACCTGATAGGTCACTGTGACATCACCAGCGGCTGGCTGGTTAAGAGTGATCGTGTAAACAAAGGCAGTGTTGCTCTCAAGCTGGGATACCGTGATAGGAATGAGATTGACCCCAGGGCTATCGTTGTCAACAATCACACCTGTAGCCTGTGTTTCAGGCGTAAAAGTAACATTCAAGCCCATTACACTTAGAGGAGTTCCAGTTAGATTCACAAAGAAGTCTTCGTTGCCTTCAATTACGTCATCTCCCAGTGCCGTAATAGTCAGCAATGTTCCGAGGTTATTAGCAGGAATCACTACTGTCCCCATACTGGTGACATAATCCATCCCTGCAGTTGCCATCCCATCAGCGGTAGAGAAGCTCACTGTTATGGGCTCTGCTGCTTGCTTGGTCAAAGTTACAGAGTAGACAAAGCTCATAGTGTCTTGAGCTGGACTGTTTAGTTCCACAGCAGATATTAGTCCGCTGAGTCCAACACCTACAGGGTCATTGTCTTGAATGATTCCCGTTGCCGTACCCTGATTAATCATGGCATTGGAACCAATCAGGTTAATCGTGAATTCCTCATCTCCTTCAGGTAGATTGTCATCAACAACTGTAACAGTAACTAAAGCCAAGCTTTGACCAGGATCAATGGTTAGGGCGGTAGGTGGAATCACCATGAAGTCTGTGCCTGGTGTAGCACTGCCCACTGCTCCGGTTTGATAGGTAACAACTACTGGATTAGAGTTTGTTTGATCCAAAACGATCGAGTAGACAAAGGCGGTCATACTCTCTGGTTGTGTTACAGGGCTAGGCACGATCGATATGCCTGGCAAATCATCATTGATGATTACCCCTGCAGCCTGAGTTTGAGTGGTGAAGGAAACTAGCAATCCAGGAGCACTAACTGGCATACCGATAAGCTGGACAAAGAAGTTCTCATCAGGCTCGATCATTGTGTCACCGCTGACAGTAACTGTGATCGGGTTACTTACCAGTGCACCTGCTGGAATGACCACAGTGCCCATATTCGCGACATAGTCTTCTGTGGATAGAGCACTACCATTGGCAGTCTGGTATGTAACTGTAATCGGCTCTGAGGCTGTTTGACCAAGGGTGACGGAGTAGATGAAGCTAGTAGTATTGATACCACTGTTTCCTTCCAAAGCCGTGATGGTACCACTGATACCAACTGGAACAAAGCCATCGTCATCCTCAATTGTCCCTGTAGCTGTTCCTTGCCCAATCATGGCATTGGAGGCAATCAAGTTCACTGTGAAGTCTTCGTTCCCTTCGGGATTGCTGTCATCGACTACTGTAACTGTGACAAGTGCTGTAGTTTGTCCTGCCCCGATCGCCACTACTGTTGGCGGAATGGGTGTGAAGTCCATGCCTGGTGTAGCACTGCCGCCTGTTGTTTGATAGGTAACAACTGTGGGGAAGGGAGCGGTTTGTTGCAGACTGATGGTGTAGACAAAAGCCGTCATACTCTCCATCTGACTGATATTCGGTAGGATGTCCACAGTGGGGAAGTCATCATTACCGATCGTTGCCGTTGCCTGACTCAGCTGTGGGTTGATTACAGTGTTGTTACTCGCAGCAGTGAGTTGTACTGAGAAAGTTTCATCAGACTCGATCGTTGTATCTCCAGAAACTGTAACCGTAACAAGAGCTTGAGACTGACCAGTACCAATAGTCACTACACCAGGAGTAGGTAACATACCACCTACAAAGTCTGTATTATCGGTAGTTCCGTTAGAGATTGCGTAGGTAACAGTAACTGGATCAGCAGCAGTTTGACCCTGACCTAGAAAGATAGTGAAAATGAAGTCAGTAGCCATTGTTGTCCCTTCAGGCAGCAACCCCGGACCAATGAGGTTTACACCCGCAAAGTCATTATCCAGTAATACTCCTGTAGCTGTGCCTTGATCGACAGTGATATTGTTGTTGCCATTGTTGTTAATTTTTACAGTAAAGTCTTCGTTGAATTCCGGAATGCCATCAGGAATTGAGGTGACTGTAATGACAGCTGTACTGGTATTCGCAGGGATCGTGACCAATCCATCATTGTCTTGGTGATCCATTCCTGCCTCAGCAGTGCCATCATTGGTGGTGTAGCTAATTGTTGTGGGAATAGGTAAAGTAGTTGACAAGGTGATCGTGAAGACGTAGTTGGTCGGTGTCATTGGACCAGCATCCTCTACAGCTACAGATTGGGCTGGTGTAATACCCACGATCGCATCATCATTGATAATCACTCCAGTGGCAACACTAGCACCAGTCACGATCGTTGCTGCCGATCCCATCGCTCCAGACGGCCCACTGACTACACTGGGTATTGTCACCGTAAAGGTTTCATCTGGTTCAACATCCGAATCAGGGTTAACAGTTACAGTTACTACTTGAGAGGTTGTGCCAGGAGCAAAAATTAGCAAGCTACTGTTGTCTACAAAATCCATGTTGTCAGCAGGCATTGCTCCAGCACCTGCTGTTGCATAGCTAACTACAACAGGAACTTCGGAACTACTGCTCAAGCTGACGGTGTAGATGTAGGTGGTTGCCCCTGCTACGTTCTCAAGCTGGGAAATGCTTCCCATAATGGAAACACCCAGGAAGTCATCATTAACGATCGTGACAAAACCTGTAGTATTAGCGATCGGTGCATCTGAAGCATCGATAACTACATTGAATACCTCATCGTTCTCTGGAATAGTCTCCCCAGAGACAGTAACAGGTACGGTGATACTGGTCAATCCTGGAGGAATCACAGCCGTTGCCATGTTGATCGGGGCAAAGTCATTGGTCGGTGTATCCATCGCCGTGCCCGCCTGGGTGGAATAGGTAACGGTAATAGGCAAAGTACTAGATTCTGGGATTGTGAAAGTTACGATGAAGTTGTTCGCGCTGTTACCTTCAACTTGAGATAGCCCTACCACACTGACAGGCGGACGATCGTCGTTGATCAATCTAGCGGTCGCTTGGGTGTTTGTGGAATCCAGACTTGCCAGCATCGAGGGGCTGTCTGCACCAACCAAACGAACAAAGAAATCCTCATCATCTTCAGGATTGTTGTCTCCAATCCCCGTTACCGTAATCAGTGCTGTCTGACTTCCCGCGGAAATTACAGTAGTGGCGTTTATGACTTGCATGTAGTCACTGTCACCAGTGGTAGCATTCATCATCGCCACCGTACCATCTGCTGTTGAGTAAGTAACTGTGATGTCTGTGGAAGAAGTTTGATTCAGGGAAATTATGTACACGAAGAGTGGACTATCACCAGTCGTCCCCTCCGCCTGAGTAACTAACCCTTGCAACGATACCGTCACAAAATCATCATTAACGATTGTGCCCGTTGCCTCAGTCATGCCAGGACTGCCGCTGGTACCAGTAATCTGCACCAAGAAAGTCTCATTCGCTTCAGGAATGTTGTCCCCAGATACCGTTACAGTAACCAGCCCAGTTATCATCCCAGCAGGAATCACTGCTACAGCATCCATGACTTGCTGATAATCGTTATTTCCAGTGGTAGCAGTGCCATCCATTGTGCTGTAGGTAACCGTTGTATCCACAGTGTTCGTAGCATCCAGACTCAAAGTGAAGACAAAGTTGGTGTTGCCACTAGTGGTCTCAATCTGACTGACTCCCAAAATGTTAACTTGAGAGGGGTCATCGTTAACCAGTACAGCGGTTGCCTGACTGTTGGTTGTGGAAATACTTGCCAGCATGTCAGGGCTGTCCACACCCGTCAGTTCTACAAAGAAATCTTCATTTGGCTCAGCCATCGTGTCCCCGTTGGCAGTCACCGTAATCAGTGCTGTAGACTGACCAGGGTCAAACACAACCATACCTGTCAACATGTTGTAGTCACCATCCCCAGCCATCGCTGAACCATCAGCTGTGGCATAGTTGACAGTGATAGGCTCTGCCGCTGTGTTGTTGGCACCACTGCTCAGGGAAATCGTGTAAACAAAAGTGGGAGAACCAGCAACATTGCCCTCCAAGGAAGACAACGAACCCTGCAGCGATACTGTCACAAAATCATCATTCCCGATCGTTGCCTGAATGGATGTTGTACCCAAGGTTTGGTCAGCCATGATGGAAACACTGAAAGTTTCATTGGCTTCAGGGATCGAGTCAGTTTCAATAGTAATCGGTACTACTGCTGTTAGAGTGTTGGCAGTGATAGTAACTGTCTGTAAAAAGCTAGTGCTAAGATCAAAGTCCGCAGCATTTGTTGTCATGTTCGTGATGTCAAGGGTGACTAGGGTAGGACTTGACGTAGTGCCAGAAAGACTGAGAGTATAGTTCTGCACATTCATCCCACCAGTTTGTTCCAGGAAGGAGGTGGGTCCTAACAAGGTGACGGCAGGGTTAGTGTCATCATCAACGATCGTGCCTATGGTCTGACTAGCTGTAGAATCGATAATCGCCGTAATGCCCCCAGGAATTGTGCTGGGGTTGCTCAGCTGTACCTTAAAGGTTTCGTCAGGCTCTAGGGCATTGTCACCGCTGACAACAACAGTTATCACCGTTACAGATACACCTGGAGCAAAAGAGACTGTTCCTGCGCTTGCTTGGTAGTCAACATTTCCCGTAGCAGTCACATCCATTGTGCTGAAACTTGCTGTGATTGGGAATGGAGCCGTTTGACTAAGGGTAACAGTAAATAAAAAGTTCGTCATTGTACTCGTGTTACCCTCGTTGTTACTGAAGCCGTTGGAGAAGCCAATTATAGGAGCATCATCGTTAACGATCGTGTTAGTGAAAACGGTCGGCTGACCCGTACCAAACATGAACGTAGAGTCCATGAAGGTCACTTCAAATGTTTCATCATTTTCGGGGTCTGTGTCAGGGATGATAGTAACAGCAAAAGTAGCAGAGGTCTGATTAGCAGGAATAATTACAGTTGTTGAAGTGTTATTAAAGTCAGTGCCACCCATAGCAGTGATGTCCATGAAGCCATAGGTGATGGTAGTGGGCAGGGGGGAACTGGCGGCCATCCCATTCGAGAACGTTAACCCAACAGTGTAAATAATCACATTCG from Pseudanabaenaceae cyanobacterium SKYG29 includes the following:
- a CDS encoding DUF4347 domain-containing protein — its product is MSFYLESNAVYTQTGSELYIIDRGIANYQTIVQALPSGAPVLYIDPDQNGISTITEALSKFNNLNSVHIFSHGDNGSVQLGNTFLNTNTIRTYSPLLESWARALGADADILFYGCNLASTTSGKELIDSIARLTGADVAASDDLTGNSVLGGNWVLEYQTGPIETGAIEVVNFQETLFIVNLGFGGMPFDWNPPGAGTQTFMDVGGSGVDVEISIVAVGGATAATIDDTGMFTGGIGATPLVASFLPPQDGVANPAAGLDIKVSFFVTGTMTPINVNETNFILTNIDANYTVPLSDPLQQFQDDVMVKAASNISAIGDSAVMIQNSGTMNVRLFAGEDTASPMTGVMPTGTESAGANATLSFTSIVTDFTIEFRDGPVPADQSHGVGFLAGFMFDAPELRILGNSGSVPEGNMAPPNVIIYTVGLTFSNGMAASSPLPTTITYGFMDITAMGGTDFNNTSTTVIIPANQTSATFAVTIIPDTDPENDETFEVTFMDSTFMFGTGQPTVFTNTIVNDDAPIIGFSNGFSNNEGNTSTMTNFLFTVTLSQTAPFPITASFSTMDVTATGNVDYQASAGTVSFAPGVSVTVITVVVSGDNALEPDETFKVQLSNPSTIPGGITAIIDSTASQTIGTIVDDDTNPAVTLLGPTSFLEQTGGMNVQNYTLSLSGTTSSPTLVTLDITNMTTNAADFDLSTSFLQTVTITANTLTAVVPITIETDSIPEANETFSVSIMADQTLGTTSIQATIGNDDFVTVSLQGSLSSLEGNVAGSPTFVYTISLSSGANNTAAEPITVNYATADGSAMAGDGDYNMLTGMVVFDPGQSTALITVTANGDTMAEPNEDFFVELTGVDSPDMLASISTTNSQATAVLVNDDPSQVNILGVSQIETTSGNTNFVFTLSLDATNTVDTTVTYSTMDGTATTGNNDYQQVMDAVAVIPAGMITGLVTVTVSGDNIPEANETFLVQITGTSGSPGMTEATGTIVNDDFVTVSLQGLVTQAEGTTGDSPLFVYIISLNQTSSTDITVTYSTADGTVAMMNATTGDSDYMQVINATTVISAGSQTALITVTGIGDNNPEDDEDFFVRLVGADSPSMLASLDSTNTQATARLINDDRPPVSVVGLSQVEGNSANNFIVTFTIPESSTLPITVTYSTQAGTAMDTPTNDFAPINMATAVIPPGLTSITVPVTVSGETIPENDEVFNVVIDASDAPIANTTGFVTIVNDDFLGVSIMGSISQLENVAGATTYIYTVSLSSSSEVPVVVSYATAGAGAMPADNMDFVDNSSLLIFAPGTTSQVVTVTVNPDSDVEPDETFTVTIPSVVSGPSGAMGSAATIVTGASVATGVIINDDAIVGITPAQSVAVEDAGPMTPTNYVFTITLSTTLPIPTTISYTTNDGTAEAGMDHQDNDGLVTIPANTSTAVITVTSIPDGIPEFNEDFTVKINNNGNNNITVDQGTATGVLLDNDFAGVNLIGPGLLPEGTTMATDFIFTIFLGQGQTAADPVTVTYAISNGTTDNTDFVGGMLPTPGVVTIGTGQSQALVTVTVSGDTTIESDETFSVQLTAASNNTVINPQLSQATATIGNDDFPTVDILPNISQMESMTAFVYTISLQQTAPFPTVVTYQTTGGSATPGMDFTPIPPTVVAIGAGQTTALVTVTVVDDSNPEGNEDFTVNLIASNAMIGQGTATGTIEDDDGFVPVGISGTITALEGNSGINTTSFIYSVTLGQTASEPITVTYQTANGSALSTEDYVANMGTVVIPAGALVSNPITVTVSGDTMIEPDENFFVQLIGMPVSAPGLLVSFTTQTQAAGVIINDDLPGISIVPSPVTQPESMTAFVYSIVLDQTNSNPVVVTYQTGAVGSATPGTDFMVIPPTALTIDPGQSLALVTVTVVDDNLPEGDEEFTINLIGSNAMINQGTATGIIQDNDPVGVGLSGLISAVELNSPAQDTMSFVYSVTLTKQAAEPITVSFSTADGMATAGMDYVTSMGTVVIPANNLGTLLTITALGDDVIEGNEDFFVNLTGTPLSVMGLNVTFTPETQATGVIVDNDSPGVNLIPITVSQLESNTAFVYTITLNQPAAGDVTVTYQVINGTAIGGPDFEPNPLAIVVIPQGQVAVPITVTVIDDNQLEPDETFTVRIIGASVPPGITQAQGVIRDNDTPIVNLLPGTVSQLESNTAFVYNVSLSQTANVPIVVTYQTNSGTAMAGVDFNDIPSGVITFAPGQSVLPVTVTVINDSIPEGTENFTVQLNGTNAMLGTTLATGIIQDNDPLGVGLSGLISATELDSGTDSTSFVYSITLTQTAAQPVTVSFTTASGTAMVSEDFLPNTGTVVIPAGSIGAPVTVTASGDTVPEFDENFFVNLTGTPISAPGLAVTFTTQTQATGVIVDNDFIPVGVGLSGLISALEGNSGVNTSSFIYSVTLTQTVAQPVTVSFSTSDGMGNPASSTQDYVANSGTVVIPAGSIGSSPITVTVSGDTIAEPNENFLVNLLGVPTSGLGVQPTFTLQTQATGVIINDDAGVTIVPGVLTLPESTSSFVYTISLDGPVVQPVVVTYQTQTGTAGANDFTPVTATVTIAPGQTIALVTVTVTNDGIPEGNENFTVNITGANVPVGQSVATGVIQDDDAVGVGISGSITAVEGNSGTNTSSFIYSVTLTQTAAQPITITYNVANGSATGGSDFVANSGTVVIPAGSLASNPITVTVNGDTEIEPDENFFVRITGTPVTVPGLQATLTAQTQAIGVIVNDDLATPTPTPTPTPTPTPTPAPTPAPTPAPTPTPTPTPTPTPTPTPTPTPSTVVTPIATPTPTPAPFIPPLDIPPTALQLDPRPEGGTTAPNGATFVDYYFDPRLVNLLNLDIFVQNQFDRDGILTNGLNTIVDFFDVVFYLKNNPDVAALFPDLARQLGIVFPQASIDGRFTDPLDHFLKVGQFQNRMPSNLFDPEVFALYNPDAVEAVRRGEFRSLFEFFIQKGQYDWRDPRQLLFDPGFYTFRNSVVEEAIKRGEFRTPFDHYMEVGQFEGRNPSLLFDQDYYLLRNPQVRDELASGRFKSAFEHFIKVGLLAGLDATPLFDSGKYLAANPDVAELIRQGKFRSAFEHYLRRGQFEFRPPRLQLYDEGYYLMTNPDVKTAVEQGRFVNGLEHFTRFGQFEGRRPSPFFDPKFYLERYPDVAAAVRRGEYRSAFDHFVRVGRFEDRLTLDPNQPVTVLNEVDFRVIPPNTQVTYNITTVNNSNEVARDVKVQTIVPPGLTNVRVSNNGFYDPVTGIVTFPVIASLNPRTIFSATVNFTSPSTPNIVSGAFATPFPTDTRNISYGGPYSANLGTVSFTTPGNRQLLTTTLVTVNNSIPIVTAVAPERIVPPIILPLDQALQNGTRSGLNTVSDYVDSAFYLSRNPDVASAIRRGEFRDAEDHYLKVGQFRGLQPSLLYDEEVYRQYNPQAVAAVQRGQFSSLFDHFIKVGQYQNADPRLLLFDEGYYLYRNSIVKELIQQGRFKSAFEHFILVGQFENRAPSELFDPAFYLRQNPSAAQAVSSGQFRSAFDHFIKVGLQAGLQPSPNFIASEYLRINPGVEQEIRDGGFRSPFEHFIRKGMFEQRRPKAENPPLPAFDEGYYLQNNPDVRAAVARGEFKNGLEHFTKIGQFENRDPGPMFDTQFYLSLYPDVATAIARGEFRSAFDHYVRIGRSQERVTIPTRGTGIS